A portion of the Pseudomonas sp. PSE14 genome contains these proteins:
- a CDS encoding ATP-grasp domain-containing protein: MKTSPPHGSIPTLLVTAIGSFAAEAVITSLRRCSHMRILGSSTVPQEWTATSALLDSVCQVPTARDPQAYVERILSLCESERITHVLPLTDIEVDAFVLHHEAFSRLGITLCMSPVESLRLARDKWRVFEMFCSDPLIHTIPTWRLEALPSTGLTLPLIAKPRGGRSSEGLERIYDVHDLVYFRRKLDERGYIVQPLLDGEVCVVDVVRQRASGRVAAMARQELMRTSNGAGMTVRMLNDPALTDAALEVARALDLNGCINVEFLMHAGTPLLMDINPRFSAGVAFSQLSGYDMVINHWRCFSGEPLDEPVMPEPRIFVRRIVEVGPWGPES, encoded by the coding sequence GTGAAAACGTCACCTCCCCACGGATCGATCCCGACGCTCCTCGTCACCGCCATTGGTTCCTTCGCCGCAGAAGCGGTAATCACTTCGTTGCGCCGCTGTTCGCACATGCGAATCCTGGGCAGTAGCACGGTTCCGCAGGAATGGACGGCCACCTCGGCCTTGCTCGATAGCGTGTGCCAGGTGCCCACCGCGCGGGACCCGCAGGCCTATGTCGAACGCATTCTTTCGCTCTGCGAATCCGAACGGATAACCCATGTACTGCCGCTGACGGACATCGAGGTGGATGCCTTCGTCCTGCACCATGAGGCGTTCTCCCGCCTTGGCATCACACTGTGCATGTCACCGGTGGAAAGCCTGCGCCTGGCTCGCGACAAGTGGCGCGTCTTCGAGATGTTCTGCAGTGATCCGCTCATTCACACCATCCCCACCTGGCGGCTGGAGGCGCTTCCCTCGACGGGGTTGACCCTCCCGTTGATCGCCAAGCCGCGCGGTGGCCGGAGCAGCGAAGGGCTGGAGCGGATATACGATGTGCATGACCTTGTCTACTTCCGCAGGAAGCTGGACGAGCGTGGCTATATCGTGCAGCCGCTGCTCGACGGCGAGGTGTGTGTGGTGGACGTCGTGCGCCAGCGCGCCAGCGGACGCGTGGCGGCCATGGCCAGGCAGGAACTGATGCGGACGTCCAACGGCGCCGGCATGACCGTCAGGATGCTGAACGATCCGGCGCTGACCGATGCGGCCCTCGAAGTCGCCCGCGCCCTCGATCTGAATGGTTGCATCAACGTCGAGTTCCTGATGCACGCCGGCACCCCGCTGCTGATGGACATCAACCCCCGGTTTTCGGCGGGCGTGGCCTTCAGCCAGCTTTCGGGGTACGACATGGTGATCAACCATTGGCGGTGTTTCTCGGGAGAGCCCCTCGACGAGCCCGTCATGCCCGAGCCGCGCATCTTTGTCCGACGTATCGTCGAAGTCGGGCCCTGGGGTCCGGAGAGCTGA
- a CDS encoding MexC family multidrug efflux RND transporter periplasmic adaptor subunit, giving the protein MGSVRAIGMISALVAAMALAGCGPSGEPEAAAEVARPVDVVAVVTEPLVLTSELPGRIEPVRVAEVRARVAGIVLQKRFAEGADVKAGDLLFQIDPAPLKAAVSRAEGELARAQATLYEAQARVKRYQPLVKIEAVSQQDFDSATADMRSAQAAVRSAQADLETARLNLGYASVKAPISGRIGRALVTEGALVGQGEATLMARIQQLDPIYADFTQPVADALRLREALKGGDLSAGQSQALSIRVDGTDYERQGELLFTDISVDRGTGQVSLRGSFANPDGVLLPGMYVRVTAPQGSDAKAILVPQRAVQRATDGSAHVLVIGADSRVETRQVQTGAMQGARWQISQGLASGDQVIVGGLTGLQPGSKVEPRQPQEQQAARQ; this is encoded by the coding sequence ATGGGCAGCGTGCGTGCAATAGGGATGATCAGTGCTTTGGTAGCGGCAATGGCGCTGGCCGGCTGCGGACCTTCGGGCGAGCCGGAAGCGGCCGCCGAGGTTGCCCGTCCGGTGGATGTGGTGGCGGTGGTCACCGAACCACTGGTGCTGACCTCGGAACTGCCCGGGCGCATCGAGCCCGTGCGGGTGGCCGAAGTCCGCGCGCGGGTGGCCGGCATCGTGTTGCAGAAGCGCTTTGCGGAAGGCGCCGATGTGAAGGCCGGCGACCTGCTGTTCCAGATCGACCCAGCGCCGCTGAAGGCCGCCGTGTCCCGCGCCGAGGGCGAACTGGCGCGTGCCCAGGCCACGCTGTATGAAGCGCAGGCGCGGGTCAAGCGTTACCAGCCGCTGGTGAAGATCGAAGCGGTCAGCCAGCAGGACTTCGACAGCGCCACCGCCGACATGCGCAGCGCCCAGGCGGCGGTGCGTTCGGCACAGGCGGACCTGGAAACCGCGCGGCTGAACCTGGGTTACGCCTCGGTCAAGGCGCCGATTTCCGGCCGCATCGGTCGTGCGCTGGTCACCGAGGGTGCGCTGGTCGGCCAGGGCGAGGCGACGCTGATGGCGCGCATCCAGCAGCTCGACCCGATCTACGCCGACTTCACCCAGCCGGTGGCCGACGCGCTGCGCCTGCGCGAGGCGCTCAAGGGCGGCGACCTGTCCGCCGGCCAGAGCCAGGCGCTGAGCATTCGCGTCGATGGCACCGACTACGAGCGTCAGGGCGAGTTGCTGTTCACCGATATCTCGGTGGACCGTGGCACCGGCCAGGTCTCGCTGCGCGGTAGCTTCGCCAACCCCGATGGTGTGCTGCTGCCGGGCATGTACGTGCGGGTCACCGCGCCCCAGGGCAGCGACGCCAAGGCGATTCTGGTGCCGCAGCGCGCCGTGCAGCGCGCCACCGACGGCAGCGCCCACGTGCTGGTGATCGGCGCCGACAGCCGCGTCGAGACTCGCCAGGTACAGACCGGCGCCATGCAGGGCGCACGCTGGCAGATCAGCCAGGGCCTGGCCAGCGGCGACCAGGTGATCGTCGGTGGCCTCACCGGCCTGCAGCCGGGCAGCAAGGTCGAACCGCGCCAGCCGCAGGAGCAACAGGCAGCCCGCCAGTAA
- a CDS encoding SulP family inorganic anion transporter has product MKPARLRADVLAGLTTSFALVPECIAFALVAHLNPLMGLYGAFILCTLTALFGGRPGMVSGAAGSMAVVIVALVVQHGVQYLLATVLLGGLVMVAFGVLRLGKLVRMVPHPVMLGFVNGLAIVIALAQMEHFKDGEHWLSGIPLYLMLGLVALTMAVVYLLPKLTRAVPPALVAILGVGLLVYLLGLPTRTLGDMAHIAGGLPPFALPDIPWNLETLRIVAPYAFLMAMVGILETLLTLNLTDEITESRGFPDRECVALGGANIVSGLFGGMGGCAMIGQTVINLSSGGRGRLSGVVAGVMVLLFVLFLSPLIERIPLAALVGVMFVVSQQTFAWASLRVLNKVPTSDVLVIIAVTAITVATDLAIAVFCGIVIAALDFAWKHARELYADVHDEVDGSRLYRVHGTLFFASTTPFLNQFDPAGDPQQVTLDCAHLSFVDYSAIAALKTLRERYAKAGKQLRVVHLSERCRQLLKRAGIQHA; this is encoded by the coding sequence ATGAAACCCGCCCGCCTGCGTGCCGATGTCCTGGCCGGACTGACCACGTCCTTCGCCCTGGTGCCCGAGTGCATCGCCTTTGCCCTGGTCGCCCACCTCAACCCGCTGATGGGGCTGTACGGCGCCTTCATCCTCTGCACTCTGACCGCGCTGTTCGGCGGCCGTCCCGGCATGGTCTCTGGCGCCGCCGGTTCGATGGCGGTGGTGATAGTCGCCTTGGTGGTGCAGCACGGCGTGCAGTACCTGCTGGCCACGGTGCTGCTGGGCGGCCTGGTCATGGTCGCCTTCGGCGTGTTGCGCCTGGGCAAGCTGGTGCGGATGGTGCCGCATCCGGTGATGCTCGGCTTCGTCAACGGCCTGGCCATCGTCATCGCGCTGGCGCAAATGGAGCATTTCAAGGACGGTGAGCACTGGCTCAGTGGTATCCCGTTGTACCTGATGCTGGGGCTGGTGGCGCTGACCATGGCGGTGGTCTACCTGTTGCCGAAGCTGACCCGCGCGGTGCCGCCGGCGCTGGTGGCGATCCTCGGCGTCGGGCTGCTGGTCTACCTGCTGGGCCTGCCGACCCGCACCCTGGGCGACATGGCGCACATCGCCGGCGGCCTGCCGCCGTTCGCCCTGCCGGATATCCCGTGGAACCTGGAAACCCTGCGGATCGTCGCACCCTACGCCTTCCTCATGGCCATGGTCGGCATCCTGGAAACCCTGCTGACCCTCAACCTCACCGACGAGATCACCGAAAGTCGGGGCTTCCCCGACCGCGAATGCGTGGCGCTGGGCGGCGCCAACATCGTCTCCGGGCTGTTCGGCGGCATGGGCGGCTGCGCCATGATCGGCCAGACGGTGATCAACCTCAGCTCAGGCGGCCGGGGCCGGCTGTCGGGCGTGGTGGCCGGGGTGATGGTCCTGCTCTTCGTGCTGTTCCTCTCGCCGCTGATCGAGCGCATCCCGCTGGCGGCGCTGGTGGGCGTGATGTTCGTGGTGTCGCAGCAGACCTTCGCCTGGGCTTCGCTGCGGGTGCTGAACAAGGTGCCGACCAGCGATGTGCTGGTGATCATCGCGGTGACCGCGATCACCGTGGCCACTGACCTGGCGATCGCAGTGTTCTGCGGCATCGTCATCGCCGCCCTGGACTTTGCCTGGAAGCATGCCCGCGAGCTGTACGCCGACGTGCATGACGAGGTCGACGGCAGCCGGCTCTATCGCGTGCACGGCACGCTGTTCTTCGCCTCCACCACACCGTTCCTCAACCAGTTCGATCCAGCGGGCGATCCGCAGCAGGTCACACTGGACTGCGCGCATTTGAGCTTCGTCGACTATTCGGCCATCGCCGCACTGAAGACCCTGCGCGAGCGCTATGCCAAGGCCGGCAAGCAGCTGCGCGTGGTGCACCTGTCGGAGCGCTGCCGGCAACTGCTCAAGCGTGCCGGTATACAGCACGCGTGA
- a CDS encoding transcriptional regulator, protein MTLTAHDERLLNALAVAIVDRPRATLKELAESAGVSKATLHRFCGTRDNLVQMLESYGHSVIRKILEAAELQQDPSLDALRRLIAEHLKHRDMLAFLIFQFRTESLDVETATERWSYYIDAVDAFFLRGQQNGVFRIDITAAVFTELFLSMLYGMVDAERYGRAASSSSASVLERLFLQGALVQTQAG, encoded by the coding sequence ATGACACTCACTGCCCACGATGAACGCCTTCTCAACGCGCTGGCCGTGGCCATCGTCGATCGCCCACGGGCGACACTGAAGGAGCTGGCGGAATCGGCGGGGGTGAGCAAGGCCACGTTGCATCGCTTCTGCGGCACCCGCGACAACCTGGTGCAGATGCTGGAGAGCTACGGCCATTCGGTGATCCGGAAGATCCTCGAGGCTGCCGAGCTGCAGCAGGACCCGTCGCTGGACGCTCTGCGCCGGCTGATCGCCGAGCACCTCAAGCATCGCGACATGCTGGCCTTCCTGATATTCCAGTTCCGCACCGAAAGCCTCGACGTGGAGACCGCCACCGAGCGCTGGAGCTACTACATCGACGCCGTGGACGCCTTCTTCCTGCGCGGCCAGCAGAACGGCGTGTTCCGCATCGACATCACCGCCGCGGTGTTCACCGAACTCTTCCTCTCGATGCTCTACGGCATGGTCGACGCCGAACGTTACGGCCGGGCGGCCAGCTCCAGCTCGGCCAGTGTGCTGGAGCGGCTGTTCCTGCAGGGTGCGCTGGTGCAGACGCAGGCGGGGTAG